A single window of Caldicellulosiruptor bescii DSM 6725 DNA harbors:
- a CDS encoding ISLre2-like element ISCbe4 family transposase, translated as MTENIVSKIEELLKTFEEGLEKIVKREKDLAEYSIELKKQLDLIGKEMIKEACELIDESLKENEERKKRYEVVRRDKRGLKTIFGDIEYERTYYKDKEGKGYVYLVDIVLGIERYQRIDNAVKGAIIERVVDMSYEKAAKEVLGEDRISRQSVMNILKGIDSKELDEIQHSKSVKGEKKVVKELYIEADEDHISLQNGKKEIAKLAYINTGYKEEKGVVIRKELKDLHYFSSVKEDADDFWAKVGKYIEENFEVEKIENIYLLGDGANWIKKGLEWIDGAEFVLDKFHLTKEIMKIAGGDRKLFNEILKALREKDREGFEALVKEKMEEVKEDELAKRRIKKGRRYILSHWDNIVLEAANVNIKGCSAEGHVSHVLAERMSSRPRGWSEDIAETMVKLLSLKYNGFELMNVYLEKIKAKKSERQEVKEIAKGIIKNGKRVRKGTEKWNNIPVIANGKVNQLRRALKSLISCSFYNAGIF; from the coding sequence ATGACTGAAAATATTGTATCAAAAATAGAAGAACTTTTAAAGACTTTTGAGGAAGGATTAGAGAAGATAGTGAAAAGGGAGAAGGATTTAGCGGAATATTCAATTGAACTTAAGAAGCAGTTAGACCTGATAGGCAAGGAGATGATAAAGGAAGCATGTGAACTTATAGATGAATCATTGAAAGAAAACGAAGAGAGGAAGAAGAGGTATGAAGTTGTGAGGAGAGACAAGAGGGGTTTAAAGACAATATTTGGTGATATTGAATATGAGAGAACATATTACAAAGATAAGGAAGGCAAAGGATATGTTTATTTAGTTGATATAGTTTTAGGGATAGAGAGATATCAAAGGATAGACAATGCGGTAAAGGGAGCGATAATAGAGAGAGTAGTAGACATGTCATATGAGAAGGCAGCAAAGGAAGTATTAGGGGAGGATAGGATTAGTAGACAAAGTGTAATGAATATTTTGAAAGGGATAGATAGTAAAGAATTAGATGAAATCCAGCATAGCAAGAGTGTAAAAGGAGAGAAGAAAGTTGTAAAAGAGCTTTATATCGAGGCGGATGAAGACCATATTTCATTACAGAATGGGAAGAAAGAGATAGCGAAGCTTGCTTACATAAATACGGGATATAAGGAAGAGAAGGGCGTTGTTATTAGGAAGGAATTAAAGGATTTGCATTATTTTAGCAGTGTAAAAGAGGATGCAGATGATTTTTGGGCAAAAGTGGGTAAGTATATTGAAGAGAATTTTGAAGTTGAGAAGATAGAAAACATATATCTTTTAGGAGATGGAGCTAATTGGATAAAGAAGGGATTAGAGTGGATAGATGGAGCGGAATTTGTATTAGATAAGTTTCACTTAACGAAGGAGATAATGAAAATAGCAGGAGGGGATAGAAAATTATTTAATGAGATTTTGAAAGCATTAAGAGAGAAGGATAGAGAGGGATTTGAGGCATTAGTAAAAGAAAAGATGGAGGAGGTAAAAGAAGATGAGTTAGCTAAGAGGAGGATAAAGAAGGGAAGGAGATACATACTTTCGCACTGGGATAATATAGTATTAGAAGCAGCGAATGTTAATATAAAGGGATGTAGTGCAGAAGGGCATGTAAGTCATGTATTAGCAGAGAGGATGAGTTCAAGACCAAGAGGATGGAGCGAAGATATAGCGGAGACCATGGTAAAGTTATTGAGTTTAAAATATAATGGTTTTGAACTTATGAATGTATATTTAGAGAAGATAAAAGCCAAGAAGTCAGAAAGGCAAGAAGTTAAAGAAATAGCAAAAGGAATTATAAAGAACGGGAAAAGAGTACGAAAAGGTACGGAAAAGTGGAATAATATACCAGTTATAGCAAATGGTAAAGTTAACCAGTTACGAAGAGCATTAAAGTCTTTGATTAGTTGTAGCTTCTATAATGCAGGTATATTCTGA
- a CDS encoding ATP-binding cassette domain-containing protein yields MNFKYYVRIVLLLPTIFIVFINLIEGIINIYISNTFAKLFSLAIQKDMEVFICNVVTFLLIYLIIISGKLFFSLLIEFFKENRIIELKKKLFMLFLNNKYSLIEKYGQGEILNRLEQDFNDIVKCFYVHYSSVFSALICLAGYFIFLGLKNFSLSVIFFGLWILPIFPLFFTIKYMNKIVEESHRADDELTGFIKQSFEGIEVIKAYNLYEWASLRFLSLEEVSKKCANEMEKVGTIEDILYNLCNNIAKFSTYIMLGLFLYKKLITPDLVVVFISLFPIVIDNFKVAAKGFQNLRVEKSSFERISEILNFDIEDQYGNMIQINEIENIVFKNVSFSYENSKSIFNKLNFRINKGDKILIMGSNGSGKTTLLKLIMGLYESFKGDILINGVPLSKVDFKSFSKHISFIPQNFTFFTQDIDNNLNMMIQDNLEDRKRSLLHLFGLDDILSKKINQLSDGQKQKISIIRGLLKKSSILIIDEPTNYLDTKSIEILKDILCKSEKTIIIVSHNIELASCVNKIWRIENQSVNEIAEIY; encoded by the coding sequence ATGAATTTTAAATACTATGTAAGAATAGTATTGTTATTACCTACTATTTTCATTGTTTTTATAAATTTAATTGAGGGTATCATAAACATATATATTTCTAATACCTTTGCTAAATTATTTTCATTAGCTATCCAAAAAGATATGGAGGTTTTTATATGTAATGTAGTTACCTTTCTTTTAATTTATCTTATTATTATTTCTGGCAAATTATTTTTTTCATTGTTAATTGAATTTTTTAAAGAGAATAGAATTATTGAACTAAAGAAAAAGTTATTTATGTTGTTTTTGAATAACAAATATTCATTAATAGAAAAATATGGACAAGGTGAGATTTTAAATAGATTAGAGCAGGACTTTAATGATATAGTAAAGTGTTTTTATGTTCATTATTCTTCAGTTTTTTCAGCCTTAATATGTTTAGCAGGTTATTTTATTTTTTTGGGTCTAAAAAATTTTTCTCTTTCAGTTATTTTTTTTGGTCTTTGGATTTTACCTATATTTCCACTGTTTTTTACAATAAAATATATGAATAAAATAGTTGAGGAAAGTCATCGTGCAGATGATGAGTTAACAGGTTTTATTAAACAGTCTTTTGAAGGAATTGAAGTAATAAAAGCATATAATCTTTATGAATGGGCCTCTTTAAGATTTCTTTCCTTGGAAGAAGTCAGCAAAAAATGTGCAAATGAAATGGAAAAAGTAGGAACAATTGAAGATATACTTTACAACTTATGCAACAATATAGCAAAATTTAGTACATATATCATGTTAGGTTTATTTTTATATAAAAAATTAATAACTCCTGATTTGGTTGTAGTGTTCATATCACTTTTTCCTATTGTAATTGATAATTTTAAAGTAGCAGCAAAAGGTTTTCAAAATTTGAGGGTTGAAAAAAGTTCTTTTGAAAGAATTAGTGAAATACTAAATTTTGATATAGAAGATCAATATGGGAATATGATACAAATAAATGAAATTGAAAATATTGTGTTTAAAAATGTTTCGTTTTCCTATGAAAATTCTAAGAGTATCTTCAACAAATTAAATTTTCGTATCAACAAAGGAGATAAAATATTGATTATGGGTTCTAATGGAAGTGGAAAAACTACTCTTTTGAAGCTTATAATGGGACTTTATGAATCTTTTAAAGGTGATATTCTTATTAATGGTGTACCACTTTCAAAAGTAGATTTTAAGAGTTTCAGCAAACACATTTCATTTATTCCTCAAAATTTTACTTTCTTTACACAGGATATAGATAATAACCTTAATATGATGATTCAAGACAATTTGGAAGATAGAAAAAGAAGTTTACTGCACTTGTTTGGTTTGGATGATATTTTATCAAAAAAAATTAATCAACTTTCAGATGGGCAAAAACAGAAAATATCAATAATAAGAGGGTTGTTGAAAAAGTCTTCAATCTTAATAATTGATGAACCGACTAATTATCTTGATACTAAAAGTATAGAAATTTTGAAAGATATTCTTTGTAAAAGTGAAAAAACAATAATAATTGTTTCACATAATATTGAATTGGCAAGTTGTGTAAATAAAATTTGGAGAATCGAAAACCAATCAGTAAACGAAATTGCTGAAATTTATTAA
- a CDS encoding ATP-binding cassette domain-containing protein gives MVIKEKNRLVKDFLVKYWYVLLCDIIIFSLQNIVDIYLVSKLGVYMDAALKRDFYLLKNNIINLLFILCIVIFVLPCISSIYRALLFGKVVVLHDTNIYKKFLCQKLLKLNKLTVGEVLTRFNDDIRLFRFAILDVVEILFSCIFILYVLYVMIKIEIFYSILSFILVLLPIIIPLITKKQNQRITKYGQERKDELRELENQVVQSFLYIKVHSLEKEIKEMIKKCYQDFIEKYVKEKIKTSVILKTMDDTFSQISMLFMYILGSYFMLRNKISLGDFIKITGYSILIKGMINYIINTINQFYKLKIFSKRILDLINSPERYGGKVLTKDIEIVEIKNIGYRFDKDYIFKNISLDIKKGDKVAIIGENGSGKTTFLKILLGFYEDYEGEIYINGIELKEINLESLRERIGYCSQQPFIFNFSVEDNIKMVKFNKEINTLESVMKKLMLEEIKDKRAGDNGIYLSGGQKQRISLGRAMLKGRQFYLFDEVTANLDEEGKKVISSLLEDPNTTIIMVTHERNLLRYFNKIYQIDFN, from the coding sequence ATGGTGATTAAAGAAAAAAATAGATTAGTTAAGGATTTTTTGGTTAAATATTGGTATGTATTGTTGTGTGATATAATTATTTTTTCTCTACAAAATATTGTAGACATATATTTGGTATCAAAATTAGGAGTTTATATGGATGCAGCATTAAAAAGAGATTTTTATTTATTGAAAAACAACATAATTAATCTTCTATTTATTCTGTGTATTGTTATTTTTGTTTTGCCGTGCATATCTTCTATATATAGAGCTTTATTATTTGGGAAGGTAGTAGTCCTACACGATACTAATATCTACAAAAAATTTTTGTGTCAAAAGCTTTTGAAATTAAATAAATTGACAGTTGGTGAAGTGCTGACAAGATTTAATGATGATATAAGATTATTTAGATTTGCAATTTTGGATGTTGTTGAAATTTTGTTTTCTTGTATATTCATACTTTACGTACTATATGTAATGATAAAAATAGAAATTTTTTATTCAATATTATCTTTTATATTAGTTTTACTTCCTATAATAATTCCTCTAATCACAAAAAAACAAAACCAGAGAATTACAAAATATGGTCAGGAGAGGAAAGATGAATTAAGAGAATTAGAAAATCAAGTTGTTCAAAGTTTTTTGTATATTAAAGTTCATTCATTAGAAAAGGAAATAAAGGAAATGATAAAAAAGTGCTACCAAGACTTTATTGAAAAGTATGTAAAAGAGAAGATCAAAACTTCAGTTATTTTAAAGACAATGGATGATACTTTCTCTCAGATTTCAATGCTATTTATGTATATTTTGGGCAGTTATTTTATGTTAAGAAATAAAATTTCCTTGGGAGATTTTATAAAAATAACTGGATATTCAATTTTGATAAAGGGAATGATAAATTACATCATTAATACGATTAACCAGTTTTATAAACTTAAAATATTCTCAAAGAGGATATTAGATTTAATAAACTCTCCAGAAAGATATGGAGGAAAAGTACTAACAAAGGACATAGAAATTGTAGAGATAAAAAATATAGGATATAGGTTTGATAAAGATTATATTTTCAAGAATATTTCTCTTGACATAAAAAAAGGAGATAAAGTAGCAATAATAGGTGAAAATGGGTCTGGAAAGACTACTTTTTTAAAAATTCTTTTAGGTTTCTATGAGGACTATGAAGGTGAAATTTACATTAATGGGATTGAACTCAAGGAAATAAATTTAGAGAGTTTAAGAGAAAGAATTGGGTATTGTTCTCAACAGCCATTTATATTTAACTTTTCAGTGGAAGATAATATCAAGATGGTGAAATTCAACAAAGAAATAAATACTTTAGAGAGCGTTATGAAAAAACTAATGTTGGAAGAAATAAAAGACAAACGTGCGGGTGATAATGGAATTTATTTATCAGGTGGGCAAAAACAACGAATTTCTCTTGGAAGAGCAATGCTCAAAGGGAGGCAATTTTATTTGTTTGACGAAGTAACTGCAAATTTAGATGAAGAGGGGAAAAAAGTTATTTCCAGTCTGCTAGAAGATCCAAACACTACTATTATTATGGTTACTCATGAAAGGAACTTATTGAGATATTTTAATAAAATTTATCAAATTGATTTCAATTAA
- a CDS encoding nucleotidyltransferase family protein codes for MKVCEVLYNHLINYIKDESLLYKFAESYELDRVLFSKYNIDDEVLNRTTAKIKFQKFINDIIFNEMLNINEICSKIKVLFLKGILLSYDLYKYPEIRKTSDIDILVTCDDLPVLLDHLGKLGYKDEKGLHVSDNLINVYDLKLRGHNHLPSMNKQLIIGNMLVNVPIEVHLKFTCNWDDENEFIKQLINKAEQYKVKGKIFYRLDVNNNFLYLLYHFSKDFILDYYSMLTEGKEPYLRLLLLIDILLFENKYRNKIVWEEILKNAEKLNIVGEVLFALKLISEIFPKGMYQKYIVELQNVYHNSLHNVKEGFRKKVIKELLKYNASKLIFSNKADIIKTAIFKLREGIFLICPYKIRKSCENILFYNLKCCLLNTETYERNEIILNGENISIGVSWDYSFFIIVIKLPSSELEHWYKKDMEIILSFYNYQILKMIDIKIKDVSGEKRIIEGEYNVNQDKILENILDKVQITKNDDSFLLQLKIPWNVILINQKQGNRFLFDIQVNGKVDKNIDKINYLGCWFLAINDPTTMAEVILVK; via the coding sequence ATGAAAGTATGTGAGGTTTTATATAATCACTTGATAAATTATATAAAAGATGAGAGTCTTCTATATAAATTTGCTGAAAGTTACGAACTAGATAGAGTATTATTTTCAAAATATAATATAGATGACGAAGTCTTAAATAGAACAACCGCAAAAATAAAATTTCAAAAATTTATCAATGATATTATATTTAACGAGATGTTAAATATAAATGAAATTTGTTCGAAGATAAAAGTTTTGTTTTTGAAAGGTATTTTACTAAGCTATGATTTATATAAATACCCAGAAATTAGAAAAACAAGTGATATAGATATTTTAGTTACTTGTGACGATTTACCAGTATTATTAGACCATTTAGGTAAGTTAGGATATAAAGATGAAAAAGGATTACATGTAAGTGATAATTTAATTAACGTTTATGATTTAAAACTACGAGGACATAATCATTTACCTTCTATGAACAAACAGTTAATTATTGGGAATATGCTAGTTAATGTTCCGATTGAAGTTCATTTAAAATTTACATGTAACTGGGATGATGAAAATGAATTTATAAAACAATTGATAAATAAAGCAGAACAATATAAAGTTAAAGGGAAAATTTTCTATCGGTTAGATGTTAACAATAATTTTTTATATTTATTATATCATTTTTCAAAGGATTTTATCTTGGATTATTATTCTATGTTAACAGAAGGGAAGGAGCCATACTTAAGATTATTACTACTTATAGATATTTTACTTTTTGAGAATAAGTATAGAAATAAGATTGTTTGGGAGGAGATATTAAAAAATGCCGAAAAACTAAATATAGTAGGTGAAGTTCTATTTGCATTAAAGTTAATTTCAGAAATATTTCCTAAAGGAATGTATCAAAAATATATAGTTGAACTCCAAAATGTCTATCATAACTCTCTTCATAATGTAAAAGAAGGTTTTAGAAAAAAAGTTATTAAAGAGTTATTGAAATATAATGCTTCAAAGCTTATTTTTAGTAACAAAGCAGACATAATAAAAACAGCTATTTTTAAATTGAGAGAAGGTATATTTCTTATTTGCCCATATAAAATTAGAAAATCTTGCGAAAATATATTATTTTATAATTTGAAATGTTGTTTGTTGAATACAGAAACATATGAAAGGAATGAAATAATTTTAAATGGAGAAAATATTTCTATTGGAGTTAGCTGGGACTATAGTTTTTTCATTATTGTAATAAAATTACCATCATCAGAATTAGAGCATTGGTATAAAAAAGATATGGAAATTATTTTAAGTTTTTACAATTATCAAATATTAAAGATGATAGATATTAAAATCAAAGATGTTAGTGGGGAGAAAAGAATAATTGAAGGTGAGTATAATGTTAATCAAGATAAGATATTAGAAAATATACTTGATAAAGTACAAATAACAAAAAACGATGATAGCTTTTTACTTCAGCTAAAAATTCCTTGGAATGTTATATTGATTAATCAAAAACAGGGCAATAGATTTTTATTTGATATTCAAGTTAATGGAAAAGTAGATAAAAATATTGATAAAATAAATTATTTGGGTTGTTGGTTTTTAGCAATAAATGATCCTACAACAATGGCAGAAGTAATATTAGTTAAATAA
- a CDS encoding ABC transporter ATP-binding protein produces MKKLTTVCVNNIFKCFGNKEVLKGINIVFEEGKVYGLFGKNGAGKSTLLKIILGLLLPTQGSVSVFGKNPRDGGLKEVSYLSENLAGYFDLNAYDNIDIIAKMQGVKLRKEEIFKILESVNLKEVASKKVKDFSLGMKRRLQLAFAFCIGDKKLFILDEPTNGLDIEGVFWFKEKIKEVKEKKDKTIIISTHAFEELENVIDEFIIIHKGEIKKKSDVCDLEIKNKKFVKVSNKDTEKFTKLVDLLKLNYTRVANTEFIVEENEKINLLEQIVVNGIKLQRFETYRETIKSVFKAVTKE; encoded by the coding sequence GTGAAAAAATTGACAACAGTATGTGTTAATAATATCTTCAAGTGCTTTGGCAACAAGGAAGTTTTAAAAGGAATAAATATTGTGTTTGAAGAAGGTAAAGTCTATGGTTTGTTTGGCAAAAATGGTGCAGGAAAATCCACATTGTTAAAAATTATATTGGGACTTTTGCTTCCTACACAAGGAAGTGTTTCTGTTTTTGGTAAAAATCCACGCGATGGTGGCTTAAAAGAAGTTAGTTATCTTTCCGAAAATTTAGCAGGATATTTTGACTTAAATGCGTATGATAATATTGACATAATAGCTAAAATGCAGGGAGTAAAATTACGAAAGGAAGAAATTTTTAAAATTCTTGAGTCTGTTAACTTGAAAGAAGTAGCATCGAAAAAAGTTAAAGATTTTTCGCTTGGGATGAAGAGGAGACTTCAACTTGCTTTTGCATTTTGCATTGGTGATAAAAAATTGTTTATTTTAGACGAACCAACTAATGGACTTGATATTGAAGGTGTGTTTTGGTTTAAAGAAAAGATTAAAGAAGTGAAAGAAAAAAAAGATAAGACTATAATTATTTCAACACACGCTTTCGAGGAGCTTGAAAATGTAATAGATGAGTTTATCATAATTCACAAAGGAGAAATAAAGAAAAAAAGCGATGTTTGTGATTTAGAAATTAAAAATAAAAAATTTGTAAAAGTTAGCAACAAAGATACAGAAAAATTTACTAAACTTGTAGATTTATTAAAGTTGAATTACACGAGAGTTGCTAATACTGAATTTATAGTTGAAGAAAATGAAAAAATAAATTTACTTGAACAAATAGTAGTAAATGGTATTAAGTTACAGAGGTTTGAAACATATAGGGAAACAATAAAAAGTGTATTTAAGGCAGTGACAAAGGAGTAG
- a CDS encoding DUF3244 domain-containing protein — protein sequence MRAKFLLKVILVCFLFLGVLLFFNLVNFRQLSSDKISYNTSINRIGTKEYTTEIKFNYSVTYGQEKPFLIYVNKDSLVLNCQHIKCTNKVTIKIKDRRGRIIYKKDIGDEKDEKLEISNLKNGEYEVILAFHKGVGEGYIKIE from the coding sequence ATGAGAGCCAAATTTTTACTAAAAGTTATTTTGGTTTGTTTTCTATTTTTAGGTGTGTTGTTGTTTTTTAATTTAGTAAATTTTCGGCAGTTAAGTAGTGATAAAATAAGTTATAATACTTCTATTAATAGGATTGGCACAAAAGAATATACAACAGAAATAAAATTTAACTACAGTGTTACATATGGACAAGAAAAACCTTTTTTGATTTATGTAAACAAGGATTCATTGGTGCTTAATTGTCAACACATAAAGTGTACTAATAAGGTAACAATTAAAATAAAAGACAGAAGAGGCAGGATAATTTACAAAAAAGACATTGGGGATGAAAAAGATGAAAAGTTAGAGATCAGTAACTTGAAAAATGGAGAGTATGAGGTTATTCTTGCTTTTCATAAAGGTGTAGGAGAAGGGTATATAAAAATAGAGTAA
- a CDS encoding MFS transporter gives MLAYYVTIFLKGTAKGLFFPIWILHISNNKISLFFIGILGTILETVRFITEIPLGAFADKYGRKVSLFLSAFLYFMAFFLFSLGNTIYMFVFSVLIMGLADSFESGALEAWLADHLILKGKVDKLENELRKMYIILIAGSIIGAIFITHLYKMNTIMPFLVSAVLYLIATLITCIFVPESLPVSRSSNINKSIINKIKLSVSYVMSSKTLLLLSLAMFLFAIGFDGIERFYQTYLKYRKFNVFWISNIYIISAIFGLAFMFLQNMLINNKKNDLLIIGNLKISMFIILTVAIFINLNIISYLCLVSFFVLEVILRPYLQSYLNKFIDSEIRATTLSFFQFAEACGEILAGIGIGYFIKVLGISYGLFVSAVFILISGLAVFVLLFFERIY, from the coding sequence ATGTTAGCTTATTATGTAACAATTTTTTTAAAAGGCACTGCAAAAGGGTTATTTTTTCCTATTTGGATATTGCATATATCAAACAACAAAATTTCTTTGTTTTTTATTGGCATATTAGGTACAATTTTGGAAACAGTTAGGTTTATCACAGAAATTCCTCTTGGGGCATTTGCAGATAAATATGGTAGAAAAGTTTCATTATTTTTATCAGCTTTTTTATATTTTATGGCTTTTTTCTTATTTTCATTGGGAAATACAATTTATATGTTTGTATTTTCAGTATTAATAATGGGATTAGCTGATTCTTTCGAATCTGGAGCATTAGAGGCATGGTTAGCTGATCATTTGATTCTGAAAGGGAAAGTCGATAAACTTGAAAATGAGTTGAGAAAAATGTACATTATTTTGATTGCTGGAAGTATTATTGGAGCAATTTTTATAACCCATTTGTACAAAATGAATACTATTATGCCATTTTTAGTGTCAGCAGTATTATATTTAATTGCTACCTTAATAACATGTATTTTTGTACCTGAATCGTTGCCAGTATCTCGTAGTTCGAATATCAATAAGTCAATAATAAATAAAATAAAATTATCTGTTTCTTATGTGATGTCAAGTAAAACTCTATTGTTATTGTCATTAGCAATGTTTTTATTTGCAATAGGATTTGATGGTATAGAAAGATTTTATCAGACATATTTAAAATATAGAAAATTCAACGTTTTTTGGATAAGCAATATATATATAATTAGTGCTATTTTTGGTCTTGCGTTTATGTTTTTACAAAACATGTTGATTAACAATAAAAAAAATGATTTATTAATAATTGGCAATCTAAAAATTTCAATGTTTATAATACTAACTGTTGCTATCTTTATAAACTTAAATATTATCTCATACTTATGTTTAGTGTCCTTTTTTGTATTAGAAGTTATTCTTAGACCTTATCTTCAAAGCTATCTAAATAAATTTATTGATTCTGAAATAAGGGCTACTACATTATCTTTTTTTCAATTTGCAGAAGCGTGCGGCGAAATTTTAGCAGGTATAGGAATTGGTTACTTTATAAAGGTTTTAGGCATTTCATATGGTTTGTTTGTAAGTGCCGTATTTATTTTAATTTCGGGTTTAGCAGTTTTTGTTTTGTTATTTTTTGAAAGGATATATTGA
- a CDS encoding PqqD family protein, protein MPKYKQVKVDYRIFKNGYLFSNGIALNKTAFEIWECCREPVDENIIVKKFFEKYMPQSDEDKKMIIEDIKNCLNLLIEGNLIERIGK, encoded by the coding sequence ATGCCTAAATATAAACAAGTAAAAGTGGATTATAGAATATTTAAAAATGGATATTTATTTAGTAATGGAATTGCTTTAAACAAGACAGCTTTTGAAATATGGGAATGTTGTAGAGAACCTGTAGATGAGAATATAATTGTAAAAAAGTTCTTTGAAAAATATATGCCTCAATCTGATGAAGATAAAAAAATGATTATTGAAGATATAAAAAATTGCCTGAATTTATTGATAGAAGGGAATCTT